From Coffea arabica cultivar ET-39 chromosome 2e, Coffea Arabica ET-39 HiFi, whole genome shotgun sequence, the proteins below share one genomic window:
- the LOC113730888 gene encoding transcription factor MYB102, translating to MGRSPCCDKNGLKKGPWTPEEDQKLIDYIQKHGYGNWRTLPKNAGLQRCGKSCRLRWTNYLRPDIKRGRFSFEEEETIIQLHSILGNKWSAIAARLPGRTDNEIKNYWNTHIRKRLLRMGIDPVTHSPRLDLLDLSSILNSSIYSSSQQINLSRLLGVQPMVNPELLRLATSLFSSQKKNHHDIPTQNDVQENQVVYTAPQVQNQLPPLIQPSELQTSVQDIPTSDNLGTSLRTSTSCVPFSCDQAQLMQPNAEQFSSANLSDFINSQQSCELNEWQNSEFLPPNFSEDYYVPLQHYGCYGSDNQSVLDTAPSETTSTFQSNNSNSFSFQSVLSTLSTPSSSPTPLQSNSTYINSCSTTTTEDERESYCSNILKYEIPELLDVNQFM from the exons ATGGGAAGATCACCATGTTGTGACAAAAATGGACTCAAAAAGGGGCCATGGACACCTGAAGAAGACCAGAAACTTATTGATTATATTCAGAAGCATGGCTATGGAAACTGGAGAACACTTCCAAAGAATGCTG GGCTTCAAAGATGTGGAAAAAGTTGTCGACTTCGTTGGACAAATTACTTGAGGCCTGACATCAAGAGAGGACGATTCtcatttgaagaagaagagacaATTATTCAACTGCACAGCATACTAGGAAACAA GTGGTCTGCAATTGCTGCTCGGTTGCCAGGAAGAACTGACAATGAAATCAAGAACTATTGGAACACACACATTAGGAAAAGGCTTCTTCGAATGGGAATTGATCCGGTTACTCATAGTCCTCGACTTGATCTTCTTGATCTTTCCTCAATTCTAAACTCATCAATCTACTCTTCATCTCAGCAAATCAACCTTTCCAGGTTATTAGGGGTGCAACCCATGGTTAATCCAGAACTCCTAAGGCTAGCCACCTCTCTTTTCTCCtcccaaaagaaaaatcatcatgaTATCCCGACCCAAAATGAtgttcaagaaaatcaagtagtCTACACTGCCCCCCAAGTGCAAAACCAATTGCCCCCATTAATACAGCCTAGCGAACTTCAGACCTCAGTTCAAGATATCCCTACATCCGACAACCTGGGCACAAGCTTGAGGACAAGTACGTCCTGCGTTCCATTTTCTTGTGATCAAGCACAACTCATGCAACCCAATGCGGAGCAATTCTCATCAGCAAATCTCTCCGACTTCATTAATTCACAACAAAGTTGTGAACTTAACGAGTGGCAAAACAGCGAATTCTTGCCTCCCAATTTCTCAGAAGATTATTATGTACCTCTACAGCATTACGGTTGCTATGGCTCCGACAACCAATCCGTTTTGGACACGGCTCCATCTGAGACTACTTCAACTTTCCAATCCAACAACAGCAACAGTTTCAGCTTCCAATCCGTTTTGTCAACTTTATCGACGCCTTCGTCAAGCCCAACACCATTGCAATCAAATTCAACTTACATCAACAGCTGCAGTACTACCACTACTGAAGACGAAAGGGAAAGCTATTGCAGCAACATCTTGAAGTACGAAATCCCAGAGCTTTTGGATGTTAATCAATTCATGTAA
- the LOC113730889 gene encoding putative 3'(2'),5'-bisphosphate nucleotidase, mitochondrial isoform X4: MDLLRYSISRLPTANPHLNFPAPLRRRSFTVRSSLSLPFSEEKAVYYKHLEAAVDVVERACRLCVHVKKSLFSSDGSILEKNDQTPVTIADFGVQALVSLEMSKLFPSIPLVAEEDSMFLHTNNLVDAVVDVLADRATSRDKLTQDDVLEAIDRGGKDAYAFGPKPATYWVLDPIDGTRGFVRGSEALYVVGLALVVDGEIVLGVMGCPNWQESHPDKSSSKNQENENAVSMSGIIMISHIGCGTWRNTLWETTNMMGGLLDNWIRCFVDDCQIVHEARFCIPDSQTWESLPLSLLYNATTEAEYVGSKEVLLLPACCGSLCKYLMVASGRASVFIQGAKAGKVIKAWDHAVGIICVHEAGGKNS, translated from the exons ATGGATCTCCTCCGCTACTCAATCTCCCGATTACCTACGGCTAATCCTCACCTTAACTTCCCTGCACCTCTTCGTCGACGCTCTTTCACAGTCAG GTCGAGCTTGAGTCTACCTTTCTCGGAGGAGAAAGCAGTGTACTACAAGCATCTTGAAGCTGCAGTCGACGTCGTCGAGAGAGCTTGTCGTCTCTGCGTCCAT GTGAAAAAATCTTTGTTCTCGAGTGATGGAAGTATCCTCGAGAAAAACGATCAAACCCCTGTGACAATTGCAGATTTTGGGGTGCAGGCTCTTGTTAGCTTAG AAATGAGCAAATTATTTCCTTCTATTCCTCTGGTAGCAGAAGAGGACTCCATGTTTCTGCATACAAACAATCTGGTTGATGCTGTGGTTGATGTGCTTGCTGATAGAGCAACTTCCAGAGATAAACTGACACAAGATGATGTTTTAGAGGCAATTGACCGAGGGGGCAAGGATGCCTATGCTTTTGGACCTAAACCAGCCACTTATTGG GTATTGGATCCCATAGATGGTACCAGAGGATTTGTAAGAGGTAGTGAGGCTCTTTATGTG GTAGGCTTGGCTCTTGTAGTTGATGGAGAGATTGTTTTAGGAGTCATGGGCTGCCCTAACTGGCAGGAGAGCCACCCTGACAAGTCTAGCTCAAAAAACCAGGAAAATGAAAATGCTGTCTCCATGTCTGGAATAATTATGATCTCACACATAGGGTGTGGAACATGGAGAAACACTTTGTGGGAAACAACCAATATGATGGGTGGATTACTAGATAATTGGATCAGATGCTTTGTTGATGATTGTCAAATAGTTCATGAAGCACGCTTTTGTATTCCTGATAGTCAAACATGGGAGTCACTGCCATTATCGCTTTTATATAATGCAACAACTGAAGCTGAGTATGTTGGGAGTAAGGAGGTTCTCCTTCTACCTGCTTGCTGTGGAAG TTTGTGCAAGTATCTGATGGTGGCTTCAGGGAGGGCATCTGTTTTCATCCAAGGTGCAAAAGCTGGAAAAGTTATAAAG GCTTGGGATCATGCAGTTGGTATTATTTGTGTCCATGAAGCAGGGGGAAAG AATTCATAG
- the LOC113730890 gene encoding vesicle-associated protein 4-2: MAIADNKSASDGKVWGLFKLPFRSSNSSASSSQYASQQQQYNTRADGSNANASNSSSSVSSVARSLLRTRRRLKLDPSNKLYFPYEPGKQVRSAIRIKNTSKSHVAFKFQTTAPKSCFMRPPGAILAPGESIIATVFKFVEQPENNEKPTDQRNRVKFKIMSLKVKEPMDYVPELFDEQKDQVAVEQILRVVFLDVERPSPALEKLKRQLAEAEAALEARKKPPEDTGPKIIGEGLVIDEWKERRERYLARQQVEGVDSL; encoded by the exons ATGGCAATCGCCGACAACAAGTCGGCTTCTGATGGAAAAGTCTGGGGCCTGTTTAAACTTCCCTTTCGAAGTTCCAATTCTTCTGCTTCGTCTTCGCAATATGCAAGTCAGCAGCAGCAGTACAACACACGCGCCGATGGATCGAATGCAAATGCGAGTAACAGTTCCAGCTCCGTCTCCTCTGTCGCCAGATCTCTTCTCCGTACACGACGTCGTCTGAAACTCGATCCTTCCAATAAGCTCTATTTTCCAT ATGAACCTGGTAAACAAGTACGAAGTGCTATTAGGATTAAAAACACCAGCAAATCTCATGTTGCCTTCAAG TTCCAAACAACTGCACCAAAAAGCTGTTTCATGCGACCTCCTGGAGCTATTTTAGCTCCTGGTGAGAGCATTATAGCAACAG TATTCAAGTTCGTAGAGCAACCTGAAAACAATGAAAAACCTACTGATCAGAGGAACAGGGTGAAGTTTAAAATCATGAGCCTAAAGGTGAAGGAACCCATGGATTACGTACCTGAGCTG TTTGATGAGCAGAAGGATCAAGTGGCTGTGGAGCAGATACTGCGGGTCGTTTTTCTAGATGTAGAACGTCCAAGTCCT GCACTAGAAAAACTGAAACGCCAGTTGGCAGAGGCAGAGGCTGCGCTTGAGGCTCGCAAGAAGCCTCCAGAAGACACAGGTCCAAAGATTATAGGTGAAGGACTGGTTATTGATGAATGG AAAGAGCGAAGAGAAAGATACCTTGCTCGACAGCAAGTTGAAGGGGTAGACTCTTTGTAA
- the LOC113730889 gene encoding putative 3'(2'),5'-bisphosphate nucleotidase, mitochondrial isoform X3, protein MDLLRYSISRLPTANPHLNFPAPLRRRSFTVRSSLSLPFSEEKAVYYKHLEAAVDVVERACRLCVHVKKSLFSSDGSILEKNDQTPVTIADFGVQALVSLEMSKLFPSIPLVAEEDSMFLHTNNLVDAVVDVLADRATSRDKLTQDDVLEAIDRGGKDAYAFGPKPATYWVLDPIDGTRGFVRGSEALYVVGLALVVDGEIVLGVMGCPNWQESHPDKSSSKNQENENAVSMSGIIMISHIGCGTWRNTLWETTNMMGGLLDNWIRCFVDDCQIVHEARFCIPDSQTWESLPLSLLYNATTEAEYVGSKEVLLLPACCGSLCKYLMVASGRASVFIQGAKAGKVIKAWDHAVGIICVHEAGGKFYFIAGERWKRIGLLTGD, encoded by the exons ATGGATCTCCTCCGCTACTCAATCTCCCGATTACCTACGGCTAATCCTCACCTTAACTTCCCTGCACCTCTTCGTCGACGCTCTTTCACAGTCAG GTCGAGCTTGAGTCTACCTTTCTCGGAGGAGAAAGCAGTGTACTACAAGCATCTTGAAGCTGCAGTCGACGTCGTCGAGAGAGCTTGTCGTCTCTGCGTCCAT GTGAAAAAATCTTTGTTCTCGAGTGATGGAAGTATCCTCGAGAAAAACGATCAAACCCCTGTGACAATTGCAGATTTTGGGGTGCAGGCTCTTGTTAGCTTAG AAATGAGCAAATTATTTCCTTCTATTCCTCTGGTAGCAGAAGAGGACTCCATGTTTCTGCATACAAACAATCTGGTTGATGCTGTGGTTGATGTGCTTGCTGATAGAGCAACTTCCAGAGATAAACTGACACAAGATGATGTTTTAGAGGCAATTGACCGAGGGGGCAAGGATGCCTATGCTTTTGGACCTAAACCAGCCACTTATTGG GTATTGGATCCCATAGATGGTACCAGAGGATTTGTAAGAGGTAGTGAGGCTCTTTATGTG GTAGGCTTGGCTCTTGTAGTTGATGGAGAGATTGTTTTAGGAGTCATGGGCTGCCCTAACTGGCAGGAGAGCCACCCTGACAAGTCTAGCTCAAAAAACCAGGAAAATGAAAATGCTGTCTCCATGTCTGGAATAATTATGATCTCACACATAGGGTGTGGAACATGGAGAAACACTTTGTGGGAAACAACCAATATGATGGGTGGATTACTAGATAATTGGATCAGATGCTTTGTTGATGATTGTCAAATAGTTCATGAAGCACGCTTTTGTATTCCTGATAGTCAAACATGGGAGTCACTGCCATTATCGCTTTTATATAATGCAACAACTGAAGCTGAGTATGTTGGGAGTAAGGAGGTTCTCCTTCTACCTGCTTGCTGTGGAAG TTTGTGCAAGTATCTGATGGTGGCTTCAGGGAGGGCATCTGTTTTCATCCAAGGTGCAAAAGCTGGAAAAGTTATAAAG GCTTGGGATCATGCAGTTGGTATTATTTGTGTCCATGAAGCAGGGGGAAAG TTCTACTTTATTGCTGgtgaaagatggaaaaggatTGGCTTGTTAACAGGTGACTGA
- the LOC113730889 gene encoding putative 3'(2'),5'-bisphosphate nucleotidase, mitochondrial isoform X1 — protein sequence MDLLRYSISRLPTANPHLNFPAPLRRRSFTVRSSLSLPFSEEKAVYYKHLEAAVDVVERACRLCVHVKKSLFSSDGSILEKNDQTPVTIADFGVQALVSLEMSKLFPSIPLVAEEDSMFLHTNNLVDAVVDVLADRATSRDKLTQDDVLEAIDRGGKDAYAFGPKPATYWVLDPIDGTRGFVRGSEALYVVGLALVVDGEIVLGVMGCPNWQESHPDKSSSKNQENENAVSMSGIIMISHIGCGTWRNTLWETTNMMGGLLDNWIRCFVDDCQIVHEARFCIPDSQTWESLPLSLLYNATTEAEYVGSKEVLLLPACCGSLCKYLMVASGRASVFIQGAKAGKVIKAWDHAVGIICVHEAGGKVTDWRGSELDFAADQVKRRIIFPSGGVLVTNDSLHQAILEIISSGSLVDS from the exons ATGGATCTCCTCCGCTACTCAATCTCCCGATTACCTACGGCTAATCCTCACCTTAACTTCCCTGCACCTCTTCGTCGACGCTCTTTCACAGTCAG GTCGAGCTTGAGTCTACCTTTCTCGGAGGAGAAAGCAGTGTACTACAAGCATCTTGAAGCTGCAGTCGACGTCGTCGAGAGAGCTTGTCGTCTCTGCGTCCAT GTGAAAAAATCTTTGTTCTCGAGTGATGGAAGTATCCTCGAGAAAAACGATCAAACCCCTGTGACAATTGCAGATTTTGGGGTGCAGGCTCTTGTTAGCTTAG AAATGAGCAAATTATTTCCTTCTATTCCTCTGGTAGCAGAAGAGGACTCCATGTTTCTGCATACAAACAATCTGGTTGATGCTGTGGTTGATGTGCTTGCTGATAGAGCAACTTCCAGAGATAAACTGACACAAGATGATGTTTTAGAGGCAATTGACCGAGGGGGCAAGGATGCCTATGCTTTTGGACCTAAACCAGCCACTTATTGG GTATTGGATCCCATAGATGGTACCAGAGGATTTGTAAGAGGTAGTGAGGCTCTTTATGTG GTAGGCTTGGCTCTTGTAGTTGATGGAGAGATTGTTTTAGGAGTCATGGGCTGCCCTAACTGGCAGGAGAGCCACCCTGACAAGTCTAGCTCAAAAAACCAGGAAAATGAAAATGCTGTCTCCATGTCTGGAATAATTATGATCTCACACATAGGGTGTGGAACATGGAGAAACACTTTGTGGGAAACAACCAATATGATGGGTGGATTACTAGATAATTGGATCAGATGCTTTGTTGATGATTGTCAAATAGTTCATGAAGCACGCTTTTGTATTCCTGATAGTCAAACATGGGAGTCACTGCCATTATCGCTTTTATATAATGCAACAACTGAAGCTGAGTATGTTGGGAGTAAGGAGGTTCTCCTTCTACCTGCTTGCTGTGGAAG TTTGTGCAAGTATCTGATGGTGGCTTCAGGGAGGGCATCTGTTTTCATCCAAGGTGCAAAAGCTGGAAAAGTTATAAAG GCTTGGGATCATGCAGTTGGTATTATTTGTGTCCATGAAGCAGGGGGAAAG GTGACTGACTGGAGAGGGAGTGAACTTGATTTTGCAGCAGATCAAGTCAAAAGGAGAATCATATTTCCGTCAGGTGGTGTTCTTGTGACAAACGACAGCTTACACCAAGCTATACTAGAGATCATATCATCAGGTTCATTGGTGGATTCATAG
- the LOC113730889 gene encoding putative 3'(2'),5'-bisphosphate nucleotidase, mitochondrial isoform X2: MDLLRYSISRLPTANPHLNFPAPLRRRSFTVRSSLSLPFSEEKAVYYKHLEAAVDVVERACRLCVHVKKSLFSSDGSILEKNDQTPVTIADFGVQALVSLEEDSMFLHTNNLVDAVVDVLADRATSRDKLTQDDVLEAIDRGGKDAYAFGPKPATYWVLDPIDGTRGFVRGSEALYVVGLALVVDGEIVLGVMGCPNWQESHPDKSSSKNQENENAVSMSGIIMISHIGCGTWRNTLWETTNMMGGLLDNWIRCFVDDCQIVHEARFCIPDSQTWESLPLSLLYNATTEAEYVGSKEVLLLPACCGSLCKYLMVASGRASVFIQGAKAGKVIKAWDHAVGIICVHEAGGKVTDWRGSELDFAADQVKRRIIFPSGGVLVTNDSLHQAILEIISSGSLVDS; this comes from the exons ATGGATCTCCTCCGCTACTCAATCTCCCGATTACCTACGGCTAATCCTCACCTTAACTTCCCTGCACCTCTTCGTCGACGCTCTTTCACAGTCAG GTCGAGCTTGAGTCTACCTTTCTCGGAGGAGAAAGCAGTGTACTACAAGCATCTTGAAGCTGCAGTCGACGTCGTCGAGAGAGCTTGTCGTCTCTGCGTCCAT GTGAAAAAATCTTTGTTCTCGAGTGATGGAAGTATCCTCGAGAAAAACGATCAAACCCCTGTGACAATTGCAGATTTTGGGGTGCAGGCTCTTGTTAGCTTAG AAGAGGACTCCATGTTTCTGCATACAAACAATCTGGTTGATGCTGTGGTTGATGTGCTTGCTGATAGAGCAACTTCCAGAGATAAACTGACACAAGATGATGTTTTAGAGGCAATTGACCGAGGGGGCAAGGATGCCTATGCTTTTGGACCTAAACCAGCCACTTATTGG GTATTGGATCCCATAGATGGTACCAGAGGATTTGTAAGAGGTAGTGAGGCTCTTTATGTG GTAGGCTTGGCTCTTGTAGTTGATGGAGAGATTGTTTTAGGAGTCATGGGCTGCCCTAACTGGCAGGAGAGCCACCCTGACAAGTCTAGCTCAAAAAACCAGGAAAATGAAAATGCTGTCTCCATGTCTGGAATAATTATGATCTCACACATAGGGTGTGGAACATGGAGAAACACTTTGTGGGAAACAACCAATATGATGGGTGGATTACTAGATAATTGGATCAGATGCTTTGTTGATGATTGTCAAATAGTTCATGAAGCACGCTTTTGTATTCCTGATAGTCAAACATGGGAGTCACTGCCATTATCGCTTTTATATAATGCAACAACTGAAGCTGAGTATGTTGGGAGTAAGGAGGTTCTCCTTCTACCTGCTTGCTGTGGAAG TTTGTGCAAGTATCTGATGGTGGCTTCAGGGAGGGCATCTGTTTTCATCCAAGGTGCAAAAGCTGGAAAAGTTATAAAG GCTTGGGATCATGCAGTTGGTATTATTTGTGTCCATGAAGCAGGGGGAAAG GTGACTGACTGGAGAGGGAGTGAACTTGATTTTGCAGCAGATCAAGTCAAAAGGAGAATCATATTTCCGTCAGGTGGTGTTCTTGTGACAAACGACAGCTTACACCAAGCTATACTAGAGATCATATCATCAGGTTCATTGGTGGATTCATAG